The nucleotide sequence TCCCGAGAGGTGGATGAAGGCCAGGCGATCCGCAGGCGGCGCTCGTGCGCGTCGTGCGGACGGCGGTTCACGACGTCGGAGACGATGGTGCTCGCCGTCGTCAAGCGGTCCGGCGTCACCGAACAGTTCAGCCGGGACAAGGTGGTGAGCGGCGTCCGCCGCGCCTGCCAGGGCAGGCCGGTCGACGACGACGCGCTGCAGCAGCTCGCGCAGCGCGTGGAGGAGTCGATCCGCTCCGCCGGGCTGGCGGAGATCCCGAGTCACGAGGTCGGCCTGGCCATCCTGGGCCCGCTGCGTGAGCTCGACGGGGTCGCCTACCTCCGGTTCGCCAGTGTCTACCGGTCCTTCTCCTCGGTCGAAGACTTCGAGAAGGAGATCGCCGACCTCCGTGAGGCCATGGCGGGTTCTGTTGCCCACGAGGAGAGCGATCAGCGTGAAGACGGCGACTGAGCCGTCCCGCTGCGGGAGAGGGTTCAACCGATGACGGAAACCGTGGGAACGGGGGCCCGCGCGGCCGCCGGCAAGAAGGGCAAGACCGCCGGCGGGCTGAGCGTTCAGCGCGTCTTCACCACCGAGGGCCAGCACCCCTACGACCAGGTGACCTGGGAGCAGCGGGACGTCGTCATGACGAACTGGCGCGACGGCTCGGTCAACTTCGAACAGCGCGGCGTGGAGTTCCCCGATTTCTGGTCGGTCAACGCCACCAACATCGTCACCAGCAAGTACTTCCGCGGCGCCGTCGGCAGCCCGCAGCGCGAACGCAGCCTCAAGCAGCTCATCGACCGGGTCGTGCACACCTACGTCAAGGCCGCGCGCGACCACGGCTACTTCGCCGCGCCGCAGGACCTCGAGATCTTCGAGCACGAGCTCACCTGGATGCTGCTGCACCAGGTCTTCAGCTTCAACTCCCCGGTCTGGTTCAACGTCGGCACGCCGTCGAAGCAGCAGGTCAGCGCCTGCTTCATCCTCGCGGTCGACGACACGATGGAGTCGATCCTCAACTGGTACCGCGAAGAGGGCCTGATCTTCAAGGGCGGCTCCGGCGCCGGGCTGAACCTCTCCCGCATCCGCTCCTCGAAGGAGCTGCTCACCTCCGGCGGCACCGCGTCCGGGCCGGTCTCGTTCATGCGCGGCGCCGACGCGTCCGCGGGCACCATCAAGTCCGGCGGCGCCACCCGGCGCGCGGCGAAGATGGTCGTGCTCGACGTCGACCACCCGGACATCGAGGAGTTCATCCAGACCAAGGCGCGCGAAGAGAAGAAGATCAAGGTCCTCCGCGACGCCGGGTTCGACATGGACCTCTCCGGCGCGGACATCTCCTCCGTCCAGTACCAGAACGCGAACAACTCGGTCCGCGTGACCGACGAGTTCATGCAGGCGGTCGAGAACGGCACCGAATTCGGCCTGCGCGCCCGGCTCACCGGCGAGGTCATCGACCGCACCGACGCGAAGAAGCTGTTCCGCACGATGGCCCAGGCCGCCTGGGAGTGCGCCGACCCCGGCATCCAGTACGACGGCACGATCAACGACTGGCACACCTGCCCGGAGTCGGGCCGGATCACCGCGTCGAACCCGTGCAGCGAGTACATGCACCTCGACAACTCCAGCTGCAACCTGGCGTCGCTGAACCTGCTGAAGTTCGTCACCCCCGAGGGCACCTTCGACGCGCCGCTGTTCGCCCGCGCCGTCGAGTTCGTCATCACGGCGATGGACGTCTCGATCTGCTTCGCGGACTTCCCGACCGAGCCGATCGCCGACACCACGCGGAAGTTCCGCCAGCTCGGCATCGGCTACGCCAACCTCGGCGCGCTGCTGATGGCGCTGGGTCACGCGTACGACTCCGAAGGCGGCCGCGCGCTCGCGGCGGCGATCACGTCGCTGATGACGGGCGTGTCCTACCGGCGTTCGGCGGAGATGGCCCGGGTCGTCGGCGCGTACGAGGGCTACGCGCGCAACGCCGAAGCGCACCAGCGCGTGATGCGCAAGCACGCGGCGGCGAACGAGCTCGTCCGCACCTACCACTCCAACGACGCCGCGGTCCGCGCGCTGGCGACGGAGGAGTGGCAGAAGGGCATCGAAATCGGCGCGAAGCACGGCTGGCGCAACGCGCAGGCGTCGGTGCTCGCCCCCACCGGCACCATCGGCTTCATGATGGACTGCGACACCACCGGGATCGAGCCGGACTTCTCGCTGGTGAAGTTCAAGAAGCTCGTCGGCGGCGGCTCGATGCAGATCGTCAACCAGACGGTGCCGCGCGCGCTGGAGGCGCTGGGCTACCTGACCGAGCAGGTCGAGGCGATCGTCGAGTACGTGGCGCAGAACGGCCACGTCGTCGACGCGCCGGGGCTGCGGCCCGAGCACTACGAGGTGTTCGACTGCGCGGTCGGCGAGCGCTCGATCGCGCCGATGGGGCACGTCCGGATGATGGCCGCGGTGCAGCCGTTCCTGTCCGGCGCCATCTCCAAGACGGTCAACATGCCGGAGTCGGCGACGGTCGAAGAGGTCGAGGAGATCTACTTCCAGGGCTGGAAGCTCGGCCTGAAGGCCCTCGCCATCTACCGCGACAACTGCAAGGTCGGCCAGCCGCTGTCGACGGCGAAGAAGGAATCGGCGGCGGCCGAACCGGAGAAGGTCGTCGAGTACCGCCCGGTGCGCAAGCGCCTGCCGAAGAAGCGCCCGAGCCAGACGGTGTCGTTCACCGTCGGCGGCGCGGAGGGCTACCTGACGGCGGGCTCGTACCCGGACGACGGCCTCGGCGAGATCTTCGTCAAGCTCGGCAAGCAGGGCTCGACGCTGGCCGGCGTGATGGACGCGTTCTCGATGTCGATCTCGGTCGGCCTCCAGCACGGCATCCCGCTCGAGTTCTACGTCTCCAAGTTCTGCAACCTCCGCTTCGAGCCGGCGGGCATGACGGACGACCCGGACATCCGCATCGCGACCAGCGTGATGGACTACCTGTTCCGCCGCCTGGCCCTGGACTACCTGCCGTACGAGAAGCGCTCCCAGCTGGGCATCCTCTCGGCGGACGAGCGGTCGGCCGAAGTCGAGGCGACGTACGGCAACCCCGGCGTCGACCTGGAGGCCCTGCAGTCCACAGTGGACGCCTCACCGGAGCCGCACGCGGACGAACCGGAGCACCCCCACCGCGAAGCCCGGACGACGACGGAGCTGATGGAGCTCCGCCTCGGCAAGGCGGCGGACGCCCCGCTCTGCATGACGTGCGGAACGAAGATGCGCCCGGCCGGCTCCTGCTACGCGTGCGAAGGCTGCGGCGCCACGTCCGGCTGCAGCTGATCCTGAGCTCCACCGTGTCCCTCGCCAGAGCGGAGGTCGCGCCGGCGGGGGAGACGGAGCCCGCCGGGTCACGTCGTCGGCGGTAGAGCTGCCTTGACCTCGTCGAGCAGTTCCGCCAGGGGCACATTCCGGTGGATCGGGCAAGGACACTGCGGCGGGGACGGTGGCTCTGCCCTTTTCCCCGGTCGCAGGAAGGCGAGCAGAAAGGCGAAGCTCGAGACCCGCACCCGGCGGAAGATCCACCGCCACTCGCCGGGCTCGGTGCGCCGGACGACCCCGATGACGCCGGTGGCTGTCTTGACGGCGGCGATCAACGTGCCGCGGCGCAGCTGCAGCAGGAAGATCTGCAGGCTGAAGAGCAGCTCTCCGCGGGGGTAGTTGTCGCGCCGGGCCGAAGCGAGAGCTTCGTGCAACAGCTTCTCGGCGGCGGCGGTGTTTCCTTCGGCCGCGGCGACACCCGCGAGAGTGCTGTTGAGCTGCGCCTCCGCGGTGCTCCGCGAATGAACGTCGTGGAAGAGGCGGCCGGCCTCGCGCAGGTGGTCCTTCCCGGCGCTCGTGTTTCCGGCGGCGAGCAGGATTTCCCCCGTCCTCAGGTGGAAGAACCCCAGCTGGCCCGATTCGGGGTTCAGCGTGTCCTTGATGTGCTGAGCGGCCACCACGTGGGTCAGCGCGCCGCGGTGATCGCCACGGGTCGCCTGGATCCGGCCGAGGTAGTGCAGCGCGGACGCGGTCGCCCGGCAGACGGCCGGGGAGCTCGAGGCGAGTTCGCAGGAGACACCGCGGGCCAGGCTGTGGCGGGCCAGCCGGATGTTGTTGTAGAACAACGCGATTCCCCGGGTGGTGTGGACGTCGTAGATCTCGAAGCGGCCGGTGCCGGCCTCTTCGGCCAGCGCCTCGCACTCGTCGAGGTACCGGAATGCCGCGTCGTAGTCACTGATGTCGATGTGGTACTTGGCCAGGACGAGCACGGCGCGCAGTTTTTCGTCGGCGTCCCGGCTTTCGCTGATGGCGGAGCGGATGATCTCGAGCCGCCGGCGCCCGCCGTTCGACAGCGCCGCGCTGTAGCGCGCCAGCAGCAGCCGGATGTCGGTCGTCCGGTTTCCGCGTGCGTGCAGCTGGGTCAAGGTGGTCTCGAACAGCTCGATCAGGCCTTCTTCGCGGTGTGGCTGGTTTCCCCGGCCGACATTGGCGAGGATTTCGACGAGCGCACCCACGTACGGCACGAGTTCGTCGTCGTAGCGTGCGGAGTCGCCTTTGGTGGCTGTCCGCAGGACCGCGACCAGCGAGTCGACTCGCATGGGGAACTGCCCGTCGGCCAAGGCCGTCCGCAAGACGTTGCCGTAGTGCTTCAGCGCTCGTTTGGTGCAGGCTTCCGCGTGGCTTCCGATGCGCTCCTTCAGCGAGTTCACGACATGCCGCAGGTGAAGTCGTAGAGCAGGCTGTGGATGGTGTACCGGCGTCGGAGCTGGTCGATCGACCCATCGCCGAACGAAGTGACGATCGACAACTGGCACGCCGTGCTGAGGGTGGCGAGGAAGCCGGCCGCCGGTTGGATGCCCGATATCTGCTCGAGTTCGTCGTAGTGGAACGAGTCGCCTCTGCCCTTGACGCAGAAGGACGCGAGGAGCGCGTCGGCGTCGGCGGTCCCGCGCCGTCGTTCGAGTTCTTGGAGCGACGCGGTGTACAGGTACGACCGGGCGGTTTCGGCGAGACCCTCTCCGCCGCCGGACGCCGCCCGCAGATCCCTGAGGTCACGCAGGACGTGGTCGAGTGGCCGATGGCTCGACAGGTACTGCTGGACCGCGAGCTTGATGAGGAAGGGATTCCCCTCGGTCGCGTCCAGGATGGGGGCGAGGGCCCGGTCGCCGGCTTCCTGCAGGTCCGGGTCGGCCATGCTCAGGTGTTTGATGAACAGGACGGAGTCTTCCGGACTCAGCGGCCGGACGCGGAACTCCGCGATGTCGGGCAGATGTGACTGCAGTTCCCACCGAGTGGTCACCAGCAGGGCGTGCGGTTTGAAGACACCCATCCGCCGGAGCCGCCCGACGGCGTCCGTGGCGTCGGGGAGCGTCTCCAGGTTGTCGACGACGACCAGCAGCTGATCGCCGGAGGGGAGGCCCGCCACCTGACGGGCGAATTCGCTCTCCCACAGCGTGCGGCTCGGACCGAGGTCGAAATCGAGCTGAGCGGCCAGGTCCCGCAGCAGTTCGAGCCAGTACACCGTGGTGAATCCCTCGGTGGTCACCGAACAGCCGGTCGCCTGCGGATTCGCCGCCGAGGTCCAGGCGACCTTCGTGAAGTGGCCTCGGCGGCGCAACTCGCGGACGGCTTCGTAGGCGATGGCCGTCTTGCCGATCCCGCCGGCCCCCACGATGCTGGTCACCTGGTCGGCGAGCACGTTGCCGGTGGACCTGACGATGATGTCGATCAGCTTGTCGGTTCCGAACAGCTGGTCGTGGTTGACGTAGGCCTTGTACTGCCAGCTTTCGAACTGATCCACCCTCGTCGGGGGCGAGGCGGGCGAAGAGCCGCCCTGGCCCGGCAGCTGGATCCAGCCGACGGTGTTCGTCTCCTTGACCGCGACGGCGCGCTCCCGGTACCGGGTGACCCGCTCGGGCGGCCCGTGGCGGACGACTTCGTCGTAGATCCACGAGGAGACGATGACGGCGAGGACCCCGGGTGCGGTAGCGAGTTCGGACTTCAGCGCGGGTGAATCACACAGGCGGAACGTGAAGTTGACCGCCGCTCCGACCACGCCGTGGTCGTCGTAGGTGACTTCGCCCGCGTGGATGGCGGCGCGAAGGCGGACCTGTTCTTCCGGAGCGGCTGACGCGTTGTGGGCGGAGACGGCCGCGGCCAGCTGATCCGGCATCGCGTCGACGATGTCCGACTTCGGGATCTCCGGTGGCGCGAGGATGAGCAAGCCGTCGCCCAGATCGCGGCAGTCGCAGCGCTCCCACGGTATCCCGGCGGCCGCGAAAGCCGCCTCGGTGAGCTCGTGCACGCCCTGCCGGATGGCGATCCGATGCCGGTTCGTGCGCCGGTGGGCACCGTAGCCTTCGACATCGATCACGACGATGGTCCGGTGTCTGGCTTGAGGCGGGGTCCTCGGCACCCGTCAAGCGTGCGCGCCCGGGGGCCGGCGGCACAAGGTGACGACTTGCGTCCCGATCTTCACCGGATCTCCACGGGAGCTGCCCACCGCATCCACAGCCGCACGGCATCATCGGACCGATGACGTACGCACACTGGCTCCAGGATTTCGAAACCGAAGCCGAACGCCGTAGTCAACGCGAAGACCCGCCCTGGGAACGGGGCGCGAAACTCCACCCCGACGTCGCCAAAAGCATCCAGCGGTTCCAGGTCGGCGAAGCCGGCGACGGCGCCAACCTGATCGCGAAAGCCGCCGGGGACGACACCTACCTCGCCGCCGTGAAGCTGTTCGTCGCCGAGGAGCAGAACCACGCCCGGATGCTCGCCGGACTGCTGGCCGCCGCCGGCGTGCCGACCATCGCGAAACACTGGTCGGACACCGTGTTCGTCAAGCTGCGGCGGGCGCTCGGGCTGCGGCTGGAGCTCATGGTGCTGCTCATCGCCGAGGTCGTCGCCCTGCGGTACTACCGCGCCCTGCGCGACGGCGGTGGCGATCCGCTGGTCACGCAGGTCGCCGCGCGGATCCTCGCCGATGAGGAGCGGCACGTGCCGTTCCACTGCCACCGGCTCGAGGTCGCCTTCCGCGAGCTGGCCAAGCCCGCCCGGGCGGCGGTGTTCGGCGCGTGGCGGGTGCTGCTGCTCGGCGTCGCGGCCACGGTTGCCGCGGACCACGGCGCGGCCTTGCGACGGCTCGGTGTCGGCCGGCTCGTCTTCGTCGCCGACGTGCTCACCGCGTTCGAAGCCGCGCTCGCGCGGATCCGCGGCGAGCAGCCGAAGCCGGGACCGCGGTACATCCCGAAGCGCGCCCGGCCGCGCGGGCTCTTCTAAAGGAGACCGGCCAGCTGCCGCAGGGCCGCGGTGATCCGCTCCGCCGGCACCTCGACTCCAGCGCCCGCCGTTCGTCGTTCTCGCGCGAGCTCTCCGCCCGGTACTCCGCCACCTGGACGGGCACCCGGACCTACCGCGACCTCGCCGCCGACCCGGTCCCGGTGATCGGCGAAGCGTGGACCGAAATCTGCGACGCCCTGCTCGCCGCGGGGATCACCGACCCCGCGCACTACGCCGGCGTCGTCGGAACGCCCTCGCAAAAGCAGGCGTGGGCGATCGTCGAGCCGCTGCTCGCCGAGCTGCTCGAAGCCGACGTCGTGCTGATCGGCGCGCCGATGTACAACTTCTCGATCCCGGCCGCCCTGAAGGCGTGGATCGACCAGGTGACGTTCCCGAGAATGTCCCTGCGGCCCAAAAAGTTCGTCATCGCCGGCGCCCGGGGCGGGACGTACGCGGAAGGGACGCCGCGGGCGCCGTTCGACCACCACGAGCGCTACCTGCGGGACTTCGTCGCCGGGCACTACGACGTCGACGACGTCCGGTTCGTGCACGCCGAGCTGACCAACGCCCTGGTCGACCCGCACCTGGCCGCGCGCGAAGGCGAGCGCGTCGCCTCACGCGAAGCCGCGCTGGCGGCGATCTGATGGGCTGGGTGACGCTCGTCCTCGCCGGGTTCGTCGAGATCGCCTGGTCGCAGAGCGTCAAGCCGACGGAGAACTTCACGAAGCCGTGGCCGACGCTCCTGTGCTTCGTGCTCGGCGTCGTCGTGACCAAGGACCCGCTGAGCGTCGGCCGGGTGGCCGCGCTGGCCCTGATCGTCGGCGGCGTCGTGCTCGCGCGGGTCACTTCGTGAGCTGCTCCCACAGGAACTCGAAGACCAGCGCCCACTTGAACGCCAGCTGCTCGTTGTCCGCCGCGGCGCCGTGGCCGCCTTCGATGTTCTCGTGATACCGGACGTCGTGCCCCTGCTCACGCATCCGCGCCACCATCTTGCGGGCGTGGGCGGGGTGCACGCGGTCGTCGCGCGTCGAGGTCACGAACAGCGACGGCGGATACGCGCGTCCACTGTGGACATTCTGGTACGGCGAGTACTTCGCGATGTAGTCCCATTCCGCGGCGTCGTCGGGGTCGCCGTACTCGGCCATCCACGACGCGCCGGCCAGCAGCAGGTGGTAGCGGCGCATGTCCAGCAGCGGGACCTGGCTGACGATCGCGCCGAACCGCTCCGGGTAGCGCGTCAGCATGACGCCCATCAGCAGGCCGCCGTTGCTGCCACCCTGGATGCCGAGTTTCGCCGGCGTGGTGATGCCGCGCTCCACCAGGTCCGCGGCCACCGCGGCGAAGTCCTCGTACACGCGGTGGCGCTCGGCCTTGATGGCCTGGGTGTGCCAGCCGGGCCCGTATTCGCCGCCGCCGCGGATGTTCGCCACGACGTACGTCCCGCCGCGGGCGAGCCAGCCGCGGCCGATCATCCCGCTGTAGGACGGCGTCAGCGAGACCTCGAAGCCGCCGTACCCGGTCAGCAGCGTCGGGCCGCCTTCGGCGCCGGACGGCCGGACGACGAAGTACGGGATCTTCGTGCCGTCTTCCGACGTCGCGAAGTACTGCGCGACGCTCATGTCCGAAGCGTCGAAGAACGCCGGAGCCTGCTTCAGGACTTCGACCTCTTCTCCGACGTGCCCATAGCTCAACGTCGACGGCTGGAGGAAGCCGCTGGAGTCGATCAGGTACTCGTCGCTGACGTCGGGATCGGTGTCGAAGATGTCCGCGCTGCCGAACTCCGGGCCGCCGGCCAGCGGTGCCTCCTGCCAGCCGTCCGGGCCCGGGGTCAGCGTGCGCAGCTCGGTGCGGACGTCGCGCAGCGTGCCGAGCAGCAGGTGGTGGCGCGTCCAGGCCCAGTAGCTCAGCGAGGTGTGCTCGTCGGGCGTGAACAGCGTCGTGAAGTCCCGGTCGCCGGCCATGAAGGCGTCGAAGATGATGGCGATCAGCGCGCCGGCCGGGTGTTCCGTGCCGCCGACGGTCCACGCCGTCCGCGGCCGCACCAGCAGCCACTCGCGGTGCAGGGACGCGCTCGCGTCGTCCGGGACGTCGATCTTGACCAGCCCGCCCGGCGTTCTGAGGTGCAGTTCCGAGCGGTAGAAGTCGATCGCGCGGCTGACGAAGTCGCGTTCGAAGCCTTCGGTCGGGTCGTGGGACGCGCCGATCGAGACGTCGTCGGGCTTGCCTTCGAAGACCGTGGTGGCCGCTTCGAGCGGCGTGCCGCGGCGCCACTCCTTGGCCAGCCGCGGGTAGCCGGAGCTGGTCAGCGAACCCGGGCCGAAATCCGTTCCGATGTAGACGCGGTCGAGGTCGATCCAGCCGATCCGAGTCTTCGCCTCCGGGACCGTGAAGCCGTCCGCGACGAACTCGTGCGCGTCGAGGTCGAACTCGCGCACGACCGTGGCGTCCGCGCCGCCGCGGGAGAGCTCGACCAGGCCGCGCCGGTAGCCCGGCCGCAGCACGGTGGCGCCCTGCCAGACCCAGTTCTCGCCTTCGGCCTCGGCCAGCGCGTCGACGTCGAGCAGCAGCTCCCACTCGGGCTCGGCCTGCCGGTAGGACTCCAGCGTCGTCCGCCGCCACAGGCCGCGCGGGTGGCTCGCGTCCTGCCAGAAGTTGTAGAGGAACTCGCCGCGGCGGCGCACGTACGGGATCCGGTCGTCGGCGTCGAGCACCTCGCGCAGTTCGTCGCGCAGTTCGGCGAACCGCGCGCCGGCGGTCAGCTCGGCCAGCGTCTCGTCGTTGCGCGCGCGCACCCAGCCGAGCGCGTCGTCACCGGTCACGTCTTCCAGCCACAGATAAGGATCCTCGACACTCATGCCAGACAGTCTCGCCTGGTCGGGGGCCCGGCGGCCACCCGGTGGCGTTTTCGTTTCGTGATCCCGGCCTCCGGGGGTGTCCGTATGCTGGTGCCACACAGCAGGGGGAGACCGTGAACGACGCCGAACCGCCGTGGCCGGGGACGGCCCGGCCACCGGAACCCGCGTGGACGCCGGAGCCGAGCCCGTGGACGCCCGGCTGGGCCGCGGCCCCGCCCGTCCCGATCGCGCCGCCGCG is from Amycolatopsis mediterranei and encodes:
- a CDS encoding FMN-dependent NADH-azoreductase, with the translated sequence MPQGRGDPLRRHLDSSARRSSFSRELSARYSATWTGTRTYRDLAADPVPVIGEAWTEICDALLAAGITDPAHYAGVVGTPSQKQAWAIVEPLLAELLEADVVLIGAPMYNFSIPAALKAWIDQVTFPRMSLRPKKFVIAGARGGTYAEGTPRAPFDHHERYLRDFVAGHYDVDDVRFVHAELTNALVDPHLAAREGERVASREAALAAI
- a CDS encoding ferritin-like domain-containing protein, with product MTYAHWLQDFETEAERRSQREDPPWERGAKLHPDVAKSIQRFQVGEAGDGANLIAKAAGDDTYLAAVKLFVAEEQNHARMLAGLLAAAGVPTIAKHWSDTVFVKLRRALGLRLELMVLLIAEVVALRYYRALRDGGGDPLVTQVAARILADEERHVPFHCHRLEVAFRELAKPARAAVFGAWRVLLLGVAATVAADHGAALRRLGVGRLVFVADVLTAFEAALARIRGEQPKPGPRYIPKRARPRGLF
- a CDS encoding prolyl oligopeptidase family serine peptidase, which codes for MSVEDPYLWLEDVTGDDALGWVRARNDETLAELTAGARFAELRDELREVLDADDRIPYVRRRGEFLYNFWQDASHPRGLWRRTTLESYRQAEPEWELLLDVDALAEAEGENWVWQGATVLRPGYRRGLVELSRGGADATVVREFDLDAHEFVADGFTVPEAKTRIGWIDLDRVYIGTDFGPGSLTSSGYPRLAKEWRRGTPLEAATTVFEGKPDDVSIGASHDPTEGFERDFVSRAIDFYRSELHLRTPGGLVKIDVPDDASASLHREWLLVRPRTAWTVGGTEHPAGALIAIIFDAFMAGDRDFTTLFTPDEHTSLSYWAWTRHHLLLGTLRDVRTELRTLTPGPDGWQEAPLAGGPEFGSADIFDTDPDVSDEYLIDSSGFLQPSTLSYGHVGEEVEVLKQAPAFFDASDMSVAQYFATSEDGTKIPYFVVRPSGAEGGPTLLTGYGGFEVSLTPSYSGMIGRGWLARGGTYVVANIRGGGEYGPGWHTQAIKAERHRVYEDFAAVAADLVERGITTPAKLGIQGGSNGGLLMGVMLTRYPERFGAIVSQVPLLDMRRYHLLLAGASWMAEYGDPDDAAEWDYIAKYSPYQNVHSGRAYPPSLFVTSTRDDRVHPAHARKMVARMREQGHDVRYHENIEGGHGAAADNEQLAFKWALVFEFLWEQLTK
- a CDS encoding SMR family transporter; translated protein: MGWVTLVLAGFVEIAWSQSVKPTENFTKPWPTLLCFVLGVVVTKDPLSVGRVAALALIVGGVVLARVTS
- a CDS encoding vitamin B12-dependent ribonucleotide reductase, whose product is MTETVGTGARAAAGKKGKTAGGLSVQRVFTTEGQHPYDQVTWEQRDVVMTNWRDGSVNFEQRGVEFPDFWSVNATNIVTSKYFRGAVGSPQRERSLKQLIDRVVHTYVKAARDHGYFAAPQDLEIFEHELTWMLLHQVFSFNSPVWFNVGTPSKQQVSACFILAVDDTMESILNWYREEGLIFKGGSGAGLNLSRIRSSKELLTSGGTASGPVSFMRGADASAGTIKSGGATRRAAKMVVLDVDHPDIEEFIQTKAREEKKIKVLRDAGFDMDLSGADISSVQYQNANNSVRVTDEFMQAVENGTEFGLRARLTGEVIDRTDAKKLFRTMAQAAWECADPGIQYDGTINDWHTCPESGRITASNPCSEYMHLDNSSCNLASLNLLKFVTPEGTFDAPLFARAVEFVITAMDVSICFADFPTEPIADTTRKFRQLGIGYANLGALLMALGHAYDSEGGRALAAAITSLMTGVSYRRSAEMARVVGAYEGYARNAEAHQRVMRKHAAANELVRTYHSNDAAVRALATEEWQKGIEIGAKHGWRNAQASVLAPTGTIGFMMDCDTTGIEPDFSLVKFKKLVGGGSMQIVNQTVPRALEALGYLTEQVEAIVEYVAQNGHVVDAPGLRPEHYEVFDCAVGERSIAPMGHVRMMAAVQPFLSGAISKTVNMPESATVEEVEEIYFQGWKLGLKALAIYRDNCKVGQPLSTAKKESAAAEPEKVVEYRPVRKRLPKKRPSQTVSFTVGGAEGYLTAGSYPDDGLGEIFVKLGKQGSTLAGVMDAFSMSISVGLQHGIPLEFYVSKFCNLRFEPAGMTDDPDIRIATSVMDYLFRRLALDYLPYEKRSQLGILSADERSAEVEATYGNPGVDLEALQSTVDASPEPHADEPEHPHREARTTTELMELRLGKAADAPLCMTCGTKMRPAGSCYACEGCGATSGCS
- the nrdR gene encoding transcriptional regulator NrdR, whose protein sequence is MRCPFCRHADSRVVDSREVDEGQAIRRRRSCASCGRRFTTSETMVLAVVKRSGVTEQFSRDKVVSGVRRACQGRPVDDDALQQLAQRVEESIRSAGLAEIPSHEVGLAILGPLRELDGVAYLRFASVYRSFSSVEDFEKEIADLREAMAGSVAHEESDQREDGD
- a CDS encoding NB-ARC domain-containing protein — translated: MIDVEGYGAHRRTNRHRIAIRQGVHELTEAAFAAAGIPWERCDCRDLGDGLLILAPPEIPKSDIVDAMPDQLAAAVSAHNASAAPEEQVRLRAAIHAGEVTYDDHGVVGAAVNFTFRLCDSPALKSELATAPGVLAVIVSSWIYDEVVRHGPPERVTRYRERAVAVKETNTVGWIQLPGQGGSSPASPPTRVDQFESWQYKAYVNHDQLFGTDKLIDIIVRSTGNVLADQVTSIVGAGGIGKTAIAYEAVRELRRRGHFTKVAWTSAANPQATGCSVTTEGFTTVYWLELLRDLAAQLDFDLGPSRTLWESEFARQVAGLPSGDQLLVVVDNLETLPDATDAVGRLRRMGVFKPHALLVTTRWELQSHLPDIAEFRVRPLSPEDSVLFIKHLSMADPDLQEAGDRALAPILDATEGNPFLIKLAVQQYLSSHRPLDHVLRDLRDLRAASGGGEGLAETARSYLYTASLQELERRRGTADADALLASFCVKGRGDSFHYDELEQISGIQPAAGFLATLSTACQLSIVTSFGDGSIDQLRRRYTIHSLLYDFTCGMS